Proteins encoded together in one Calditrichota bacterium window:
- a CDS encoding S8 family peptidase has translation MTFKRISFVTLVLGILGAAIAGPSDQWMGADYLSGRAIIVMAENAEGINPQVNEAGIVEVGIPSVDAVFSEFECTSMKRLMPDAILNKVPTASQEAYRTYYLAFRPEYPVVTFLEAMLGTDYVSIAEPDILQRLYRTPNDALFSTQYDKTLMGAPAVWDLTTGDPDIICAGLDTGVDWRHPDLKDILWVNPGEDLNGDQLPWSFDDYPGDIEDLNAVDDDANGYIDDFLGWDFIQSIGGCANGEDCDSQQDNDMFGLESHGTHVGGIMAANGNNEIGVSGFTWVGKLMALRCGYLASDGQGYMPQSATIPGTYYAIANGAKIINMSYGGTVPSSTAQQAATAAWNAGLLLFGASGNENSSGVRYPAGYTNVISVNATNSTDHRASFSNYGTWTDICAPGVSIPSTVINGRYEQWDGTSMASPNAAGAAALLWALLPDFDNASIRDLMFLTAENIDALNPGYAGLLGNGRVSIDGAAQLIMPNLSVTESNLNDSNGDGDGRLESGESGTLTLTITADPAWSHATNVELNVTSSNPAVTISNGSHTIPALMSGTSEDIEVSISASSIPEAFWLTLQAEITSNEGFHRIVDYTMRVGRGLVLVIDDDGGDDYQRHFYEALGDLSVNPDLWTNSLDGTISTHDIAEYQGVFWVCGNQIANALNIAEQEVLAAYLDGGGKLLLSGQGVRNNISSESFFGDYLHSASDDDLPGDRQVRGVESNTLFGDLSLLLQGGSCAGNGTVGPDRITAVNGGEAAFEYTTVGGTGAVMYDGTYKMLFCAFSLEAACGLAGTDHFSVVLDRTLDWWGVSTSGVEENGMAELPSSIRLLGNYPNPFNPSSEIRYELNAAAKVQLNVFDVQGRLVETLVDDVVQPGVHAARFDGTALASGVYFARLSGPNFAQTAKMVLLK, from the coding sequence ATGACTTTCAAACGCATTTCGTTCGTTACCTTAGTCTTGGGGATCTTGGGTGCTGCAATCGCAGGTCCGTCCGACCAGTGGATGGGTGCTGACTACCTATCCGGCCGTGCAATCATTGTCATGGCAGAAAACGCTGAGGGAATTAACCCGCAAGTCAACGAGGCGGGCATTGTAGAAGTTGGTATTCCTTCCGTGGATGCCGTGTTTTCCGAGTTTGAATGTACATCCATGAAGCGCCTGATGCCGGATGCGATTCTGAACAAAGTCCCGACTGCAAGCCAGGAAGCGTATAGAACGTACTATCTTGCGTTTCGTCCCGAATATCCAGTCGTGACGTTCCTTGAGGCCATGCTGGGCACGGACTACGTCTCGATCGCGGAACCCGATATCTTGCAGCGGCTCTACAGGACCCCCAACGACGCCCTATTTTCAACTCAGTACGACAAGACTTTGATGGGCGCGCCTGCGGTCTGGGATTTGACCACAGGAGACCCGGATATTATCTGTGCTGGTTTGGACACCGGTGTCGATTGGCGACATCCGGATTTGAAAGACATTCTTTGGGTGAATCCGGGCGAAGACCTGAATGGTGACCAACTGCCTTGGTCGTTTGATGACTATCCCGGCGATATTGAAGACCTCAACGCGGTCGACGACGACGCCAACGGCTACATCGACGACTTCCTTGGGTGGGACTTTATTCAAAGTATCGGCGGCTGTGCAAACGGAGAAGACTGCGACAGCCAGCAAGACAACGATATGTTCGGTCTGGAATCGCATGGTACGCACGTGGGCGGAATCATGGCGGCGAACGGCAACAATGAAATCGGAGTGTCCGGCTTCACATGGGTCGGCAAACTGATGGCCCTGCGTTGCGGGTATCTGGCAAGCGACGGCCAAGGCTATATGCCTCAGTCGGCAACCATTCCCGGTACGTATTACGCCATTGCCAACGGCGCGAAAATTATCAATATGTCATACGGCGGAACCGTGCCGTCTTCGACTGCCCAGCAAGCCGCAACCGCCGCGTGGAATGCCGGCCTGTTGCTCTTTGGTGCCAGCGGAAACGAAAATTCGAGCGGGGTTCGCTATCCTGCGGGCTATACCAATGTTATCTCTGTGAACGCCACGAACAGCACGGATCATCGCGCGAGCTTCTCGAATTACGGTACGTGGACAGATATTTGTGCGCCGGGCGTGAGTATTCCAAGTACGGTGATTAACGGCCGCTACGAGCAGTGGGACGGCACTTCGATGGCCTCGCCGAACGCTGCGGGTGCAGCGGCCCTGTTGTGGGCACTCTTGCCTGATTTTGACAATGCTTCGATTCGGGACTTGATGTTCTTGACGGCCGAAAACATTGACGCGCTGAATCCGGGATATGCCGGTCTGCTCGGCAATGGCCGCGTCAGCATTGACGGCGCCGCCCAGCTTATCATGCCAAACTTGAGCGTGACGGAGAGCAATCTTAACGACTCTAACGGTGACGGCGACGGACGACTGGAATCCGGTGAATCCGGTACGTTGACTTTGACGATCACGGCGGACCCCGCATGGTCGCACGCAACCAACGTCGAATTGAACGTGACGTCTTCCAATCCAGCAGTGACGATTTCAAACGGATCGCATACCATTCCGGCGTTGATGTCCGGTACTTCCGAGGACATTGAGGTTTCGATTTCAGCGAGTTCAATACCCGAAGCATTTTGGCTTACGCTGCAGGCCGAGATTACAAGCAACGAAGGTTTTCACCGCATTGTAGACTATACGATGCGTGTCGGCCGCGGTCTCGTTTTGGTCATCGACGACGACGGAGGCGACGACTATCAAAGACATTTCTACGAGGCCCTTGGCGATCTGAGTGTGAATCCTGATCTGTGGACGAACTCACTGGACGGTACGATTTCGACTCACGATATCGCTGAATATCAAGGCGTGTTTTGGGTGTGCGGAAATCAAATTGCTAACGCCCTGAACATTGCTGAACAAGAAGTTCTCGCGGCCTACTTGGATGGCGGCGGAAAATTGTTGCTTAGCGGTCAAGGTGTGCGCAACAATATCTCGTCCGAGTCGTTCTTTGGAGATTACTTGCATTCCGCAAGTGATGACGATTTGCCCGGCGACAGACAGGTTCGCGGCGTTGAGTCTAATACGCTGTTTGGTGACCTGAGCCTGCTTCTGCAGGGCGGAAGCTGCGCGGGCAACGGCACGGTCGGTCCCGACCGTATTACGGCGGTAAACGGCGGTGAAGCCGCGTTCGAATACACGACCGTGGGCGGCACTGGCGCCGTCATGTACGACGGAACCTACAAGATGCTGTTCTGCGCTTTCTCGCTTGAGGCCGCGTGCGGCTTGGCCGGTACAGACCACTTCTCGGTTGTGCTGGATCGCACGTTGGACTGGTGGGGCGTTTCGACCTCCGGCGTCGAAGAAAACGGCATGGCAGAGCTCCCGAGTTCGATTCGCTTGCTGGGCAACTATCCGAATCCTTTCAACCCGTCCAGCGAAATTCGCTACGAACTGAATGCTGCGGCCAAAGTTCAGCTCAACGTATTTGACGTCCAGGGCCGCTTGGTTGAAACTCTCGTCGATGACGTTGTGCAGCCGGGTGTCCATGCGGCACGTTTCGACGGCACGGCCTTGGCGAGCGGAGTTTACTTTGCCCGGCTCTCCGGTCCCAACTTCGCGCAAACTGCGAAAATGGTACTTCTGAAATAG
- the pilO gene encoding type 4a pilus biogenesis protein PilO has protein sequence MSLNLRSPGTQKALIALFLLFGGVYAYANFVYIPRQDKVGRLEKYISEEQATLAKGKRVAAHYQSVQEDYARLMESWDIAIQLLPTRQEMDALLKSISEEGSRRDVNFLLFRPMDPVEQPYYWEYPIQIRTLSRYHDLGKFISSIAGLERIVNVKNLKLSAYRPNKGRSQNTVEAEFLATIYVFKELGSPVEVTPKEDDTKGKRRKPKEDS, from the coding sequence ATGTCACTAAACTTACGCAGCCCCGGCACACAAAAGGCTCTAATCGCCTTGTTCTTGCTGTTCGGCGGAGTTTACGCTTACGCAAATTTCGTCTACATTCCGAGGCAAGACAAAGTCGGAAGACTTGAGAAATACATCTCGGAAGAACAGGCGACTTTGGCGAAAGGTAAACGTGTCGCGGCTCACTATCAGTCCGTGCAAGAAGATTACGCGCGCTTGATGGAAAGCTGGGACATCGCGATTCAATTGCTTCCAACACGCCAGGAAATGGATGCGTTGCTCAAGAGTATCTCTGAGGAAGGAAGCAGAAGGGACGTCAATTTCCTTCTGTTCCGCCCGATGGATCCGGTAGAGCAGCCGTACTACTGGGAATACCCGATTCAAATTCGCACGTTGTCGAGATACCACGACTTGGGCAAGTTCATTTCGTCAATCGCCGGACTCGAAAGAATCGTCAACGTTAAGAACCTGAAGCTGTCCGCTTACCGTCCGAACAAAGGCCGCAGCCAGAACACCGTAGAAGCGGAGTTCTTGGCGACGATCTACGTGTTCAAGGAACTTGGTTCGCCAGTTGAAGTGACACCGAAGGAAGACGATACCAAAGGCAAGCGTCGCAAGCCCAAGGAGGATTCATAA